The DNA region CAGCAGGCGGCCGAGCGGTCGCTGATAAACCGCACCTTCCTGGTGATGGCCATCGCCGCCGGCATGGACGCTAGCATTCACGACCCTCTCGACGAGGTGTTGATGAATGAAATGATCACGGCTGAGCTCCTGATGAATAAGAGCATTTACAGTGACTCTTATCTCAGGGCGTATATGCAAAACCGGTAATAAGCATAGTCAATAAACAAGGAACGGAGGAAAAACGTGGTAGTCAAAGTAGACCTCGACCCAGTGAAGTTGAAGGACTGGCAGATCGCCGAGGCTGCGGAGGCGTGGATGAAGCCCTTCCTCCAGTTGGGAGAGGAGCTCGGACTGCAGGGAGAAGAGCTTATCCCCATGGGCAAGTACGTGGGGAAGATCGACTACCAGCTCGCGCTGGAACGACTCAAGAACCAGCCGCAGGCGAAGTACATCGACGTTACGGCCATCACGCCCACGCCGTTGGGCGAAGGGAAGACCACCACACTGATGGGCCTCGTCGATGGACTGGCGCACATCGGCAAGAGGGTTGTCGGCGCCATCCGCCAGCCGAGCAGCGGGCCCACGTTCAACATCAAGGGATCGGCGGCAGGCGGCGGCCTTGCCCAGTGCATCCCCCTGACCGACCTTTCCCTCGGCCTCACCGGCGACATCAATGCCGTCACCAACGCCCACAACCTGGCCATGGTCGCCATCACCTCGCGCATGCAGCACGAAGCCAACTACAGCGATGAGCGGCTGGCCAAGATCGGGCTGCGACGCCTGGACATCGACCCCAACCGCGTCGAGATGAAGTGGGCGATCGACTTCTGCGCCCAGGCCCTGCGCAACATCACCATCGGCAAGGGCGGCAAGATGGACGGCTTCGAGATGGAGTCGGGCTTCCAGATCACCGTCTCCAGCGAAGTGATGGCCATGCTGGCGGTCGCCACCGACCTGGCCGACTTCCGCAAGCGGATGGGACGCATCGTCGTCGCCTACGATAAGAACGGCAACGAGGTCACCACCGCTGACCTCGAGGTCGACGGCGCCATGACGGCATGGATGGTCAACGCGCTCAAGCCGAACCTGATGCAGACCGTCTACGGGCAGCCCGTGTTCGTGCACGCGGGGCCGTTCGCCAACATCGCCATCGGCCAGAGCTCGATCATCGCCGACCGCGTTGCCTCTCGGCTCACCGACTACCTGGTGACGGAGAGCGGCTTTGCCGCCGACATCGGGTTCGAGAAGTTCTGGAACCTCAAGTGCCGCTTCTCCGGCCTCGTCCCCGACGCCGTGGTCATCGTGGCCACCATCCGCGCCCTCAAGATGCACGGCGGCGGCCCAGCGGTCAAACCTGGCATCCCCCTCGACGACGCTTATGTCAAGGAGAACCTGCCTTTAGTCGAGGCCGGTTGCCAGAACCTCATCGC from Dehalococcoidia bacterium includes:
- a CDS encoding formate--tetrahydrofolate ligase — translated: MNKERRKNVVVKVDLDPVKLKDWQIAEAAEAWMKPFLQLGEELGLQGEELIPMGKYVGKIDYQLALERLKNQPQAKYIDVTAITPTPLGEGKTTTLMGLVDGLAHIGKRVVGAIRQPSSGPTFNIKGSAAGGGLAQCIPLTDLSLGLTGDINAVTNAHNLAMVAITSRMQHEANYSDERLAKIGLRRLDIDPNRVEMKWAIDFCAQALRNITIGKGGKMDGFEMESGFQITVSSEVMAMLAVATDLADFRKRMGRIVVAYDKNGNEVTTADLEVDGAMTAWMVNALKPNLMQTVYGQPVFVHAGPFANIAIGQSSIIADRVASRLTDYLVTESGFAADIGFEKFWNLKCRFSGLVPDAVVIVATIRALKMHGGGPAVKPGIPLDDAYVKENLPLVEAGCQNLIAHIETVKKAGVRPVVCVNSFHTDTEAEIALVRRIAEENGALCAFSSHWLHGGEGAVELAEAVVQACEEKNNFRFLYDLKTPLRKRIELIAKEVYGADGVTYSDVALEKAKRFEADPASSELGTCMVKTHLSLSHDPDVKGRPKGWELPIRDILTFKGAGFIVPVAGAITLMPGTGSDPAYRKIDVDVETGKVRGLF